The following coding sequences lie in one Tichowtungia aerotolerans genomic window:
- a CDS encoding MFS transporter: protein MHEEKHFQTLSKDKVPVRQKIAFGFGSMAQCLGSYSIGNLANFVFNIGLGVSPFLVGLAQSIPRLWDAVSDPLMGHFSDNARTRFGRRRPFMLIGAVLMGLLFSAIWCLPKGWSEYAYFSWFLGLSLLFYTALTVFMVPWGALGLEMTRDYHERTRIQAFSNLFANIGAILMPWLFALTQLDIFRDGLQGAQVVGAGVGVVLMLTGFIPALFCKEEHFEEVAGQEKISLWVGLKTTCTNRVFMQLMLAVFLAASGFFTISTLSPYITIYYVMGGDTKAASVYVGWGGTAWVLSSILFVAPVTWLATHIGKKKTFISFLGINLLGHVSKIWCYNPSHPWLVVIPPVLIAAGFVALWTLGASMIADICDLDELHTGARREGSYQAVFGWILKTGMSVALLVGGGLLVLTGFDQSLGGEQVASTVLLMRVLEAGLPALAVAAAIFVALRYPLSEQRVHEIREKLKQGR, encoded by the coding sequence ATGCACGAAGAGAAGCATTTCCAGACGTTGTCGAAGGATAAGGTGCCGGTTCGCCAAAAAATCGCATTTGGGTTCGGTTCGATGGCACAGTGTCTGGGATCCTATTCGATCGGGAACCTTGCTAATTTTGTTTTCAATATCGGACTGGGGGTCAGTCCTTTTCTGGTAGGGTTGGCGCAGTCAATTCCGCGCCTGTGGGATGCGGTCAGTGATCCGCTGATGGGGCATTTTTCGGACAATGCCCGAACCCGGTTCGGACGCCGCCGACCGTTTATGCTGATCGGAGCGGTGTTGATGGGACTCTTGTTTTCCGCGATCTGGTGCCTGCCGAAAGGGTGGAGCGAATACGCCTATTTTTCATGGTTCCTGGGGTTGTCACTTTTGTTCTATACCGCCCTGACCGTGTTTATGGTTCCATGGGGTGCGCTGGGGCTGGAGATGACGCGGGACTATCATGAGCGCACCCGGATCCAGGCGTTTTCCAACCTGTTTGCCAACATCGGCGCTATTCTTATGCCCTGGCTGTTTGCGTTGACCCAGCTGGATATTTTTCGTGACGGACTGCAGGGCGCGCAGGTGGTTGGGGCCGGAGTCGGAGTGGTGCTGATGCTGACCGGATTCATTCCTGCTTTGTTCTGTAAGGAGGAACATTTTGAGGAAGTAGCCGGGCAGGAAAAGATTTCTTTGTGGGTCGGGTTGAAAACCACCTGTACGAACAGGGTTTTTATGCAGCTGATGCTGGCGGTGTTTCTGGCGGCAAGCGGCTTTTTTACGATCTCGACGCTGTCTCCGTACATTACGATTTATTATGTGATGGGCGGTGATACAAAAGCGGCGTCGGTGTATGTCGGCTGGGGCGGTACGGCCTGGGTGCTCAGCAGTATTTTGTTTGTTGCGCCGGTGACATGGCTGGCTACACACATCGGTAAAAAGAAAACTTTTATCAGTTTTCTCGGCATTAACCTTTTGGGGCATGTGTCAAAAATCTGGTGTTATAATCCGAGCCATCCCTGGCTGGTAGTGATTCCTCCGGTGTTGATTGCCGCCGGTTTTGTGGCGCTCTGGACGCTCGGGGCATCCATGATTGCCGATATCTGTGATTTGGATGAGCTGCACACCGGGGCTCGTCGCGAGGGGAGTTATCAGGCTGTTTTTGGATGGATTCTGAAGACCGGGATGTCCGTGGCACTGCTGGTTGGCGGCGGGCTTCTGGTGTTGACTGGCTTTGATCAGTCGCTTGGCGGAGAACAGGTTGCTTCCACTGTATTGTTGATGCGTGTGCTGGAGGCTGGTCTGCCGGCACTGGCGGTTGCCGCGGCGATTTTTGTTGCGCTGCGTTATCCATTGAGTGAGCAGCGGGTTCATGAAATTCGAGAGAAATTGAAACAGGGAAGATAG
- a CDS encoding substrate-binding domain-containing protein gives MKTSEKRLAPCAFSSRPRVLMALEWYDAKIHEGIAQYAKEAGWILDASMARTNTMPERWEGDGIITLVHEENSKYLPYIQALDLPTVGIGYSLQDHYPVLLGDHEKTGALAADHFLERNFQNFVFVFFDNNTLEKERCAGFENALKKSRKQFHLEKWKNPIRTKTRSYREVRDWLVEQLKKSPKPLAVMAQNDDSAILVLYACIDAGISVPEEVAVIGADNNPLICDFAPIPLSSVDCDLNALGYNAGQILDKIMNGKKPPKSPFLSPPKEVVLRRSTDIPAVENPAIAKAIRFIWDHFEEPINVETVIEQTGMSRSAVYSEFDEAIGSSIAKEITRCRIDKAKKLLSETDLSINEITPACGFSGVVSFCRAFNRETGMTASAYRKENS, from the coding sequence ATGAAAACATCTGAAAAACGACTGGCGCCATGCGCGTTCTCCTCTCGTCCCCGTGTTTTGATGGCGCTGGAATGGTACGATGCAAAAATTCATGAGGGCATCGCGCAGTATGCCAAAGAGGCCGGCTGGATCCTGGATGCCAGTATGGCGCGAACCAATACCATGCCGGAGCGCTGGGAAGGCGACGGAATCATCACTCTGGTCCACGAAGAAAACTCCAAATATCTCCCTTACATTCAGGCACTGGATCTTCCCACCGTTGGAATCGGCTATTCCCTGCAGGATCACTACCCGGTCCTGCTCGGCGATCATGAAAAAACCGGCGCCCTTGCTGCAGACCATTTTCTCGAACGCAATTTCCAGAATTTTGTCTTTGTTTTCTTCGACAACAACACGCTGGAAAAAGAGCGCTGCGCCGGCTTTGAAAACGCCCTGAAAAAAAGCAGGAAACAGTTCCACCTGGAAAAATGGAAAAACCCGATCCGCACCAAAACACGATCCTATCGGGAAGTGCGCGACTGGCTCGTCGAACAGCTCAAAAAATCGCCCAAGCCGCTGGCAGTAATGGCGCAGAATGACGACTCCGCCATTCTCGTGCTTTATGCCTGCATTGATGCCGGAATCTCTGTGCCGGAAGAAGTCGCTGTAATCGGTGCAGACAACAACCCGCTCATCTGCGACTTTGCACCGATCCCTCTGTCCAGCGTCGACTGCGACCTGAATGCTCTCGGGTATAACGCCGGACAGATTCTGGATAAAATCATGAACGGCAAGAAGCCGCCGAAATCACCGTTCCTGAGCCCCCCCAAAGAAGTGGTGCTGCGCCGCTCCACAGACATCCCGGCCGTTGAAAACCCGGCCATTGCTAAAGCCATCCGCTTTATCTGGGATCACTTTGAAGAACCGATCAATGTGGAAACCGTCATTGAACAGACCGGCATGTCGCGCTCCGCGGTCTACAGCGAATTCGATGAAGCCATCGGCAGTTCGATCGCAAAGGAAATCACCCGCTGTCGCATCGACAAAGCCAAAAAGCTGTTAAGCGAAACCGATCTGAGCATTAATGAAATCACCCCGGCCTGCGGATTTTCGGGGGTCGTCAGCTTCTGCCGCGCCTTCAACCGCGAAACCGGCATGACCGCCTCCGCCTACCGCAAAGAAAACAGCTGA
- a CDS encoding transposase yields the protein MRIEYPGARYHVMCRGNQSRDIFQRQEDADLFVRCLGEMCVRNQVVVYAWCLMRNHYHLLLETPQGNLVDAMKWFQGTFTQRYNARHKLWGHLFQGRYKAKVVDDKDASYFRKVSDYIHLNPADAGVVQPGQLADYRWSSYPLYLASPSKRPEWLNVLSVLSACAIPNDSLTSRRAYAAYMELRHQAVALDQLSAEERADWMHMERGWVHGARAFRDRMVSCLEENGKAHLKSLVDAEQKRDLTEAAAEAVLQKCLAYFRIEQDGLCRMAKSAPEKMLIAGLLRYHYPVRAEWVSGRLVMGHFTTVSRAMKFYDQAEGEWLKNKEQILKFIG from the coding sequence TTGAGAATTGAATACCCGGGTGCGCGGTATCATGTGATGTGCCGCGGGAACCAGAGTCGCGATATTTTCCAGCGTCAGGAAGATGCGGATCTGTTTGTTCGCTGTCTGGGCGAGATGTGCGTTCGCAATCAGGTGGTTGTGTATGCATGGTGTTTAATGAGGAATCATTACCATCTGTTGCTGGAGACCCCGCAAGGGAATCTGGTCGATGCGATGAAGTGGTTTCAGGGGACGTTTACCCAGCGCTATAATGCCCGGCATAAACTGTGGGGACATCTGTTTCAGGGGCGTTATAAAGCCAAAGTTGTTGATGATAAGGATGCCTCGTATTTTCGAAAAGTGAGTGACTACATTCATTTGAATCCGGCGGATGCCGGTGTGGTTCAACCGGGGCAGCTGGCTGATTATCGATGGAGCAGCTACCCATTGTATCTGGCATCGCCTTCAAAGCGTCCGGAGTGGCTGAATGTGTTATCTGTCTTAAGTGCCTGCGCTATTCCCAATGATTCTTTGACGTCTAGACGGGCGTATGCCGCCTATATGGAGCTTAGGCATCAGGCTGTCGCTCTTGATCAATTGAGTGCAGAGGAGAGAGCAGACTGGATGCATATGGAGCGCGGGTGGGTGCATGGCGCCCGAGCGTTTCGGGATCGCATGGTTTCCTGCCTGGAAGAGAACGGGAAAGCACATTTAAAGAGTCTGGTGGATGCGGAGCAAAAGAGGGATTTGACCGAGGCGGCAGCAGAGGCTGTTTTGCAGAAGTGTCTAGCGTATTTTAGGATTGAGCAGGATGGGCTTTGCAGGATGGCGAAGTCTGCGCCGGAGAAGATGTTAATTGCAGGATTGTTGCGGTATCATTATCCAGTGCGTGCTGAGTGGGTCAGTGGACGTTTAGTGATGGGGCATTTTACAACGGTGAGCCGGGCCATGAAGTTTTATGATCAAGCCGAAGGGGAGTGGCTGAAGAACAAAGAGCAGATTCTAAAATTCATTGGCTGA